One segment of Thermodesulfovibrio sp. 3907-1M DNA contains the following:
- the pgsA gene encoding CDP-diacylglycerol--glycerol-3-phosphate 3-phosphatidyltransferase yields MNTQIFNLPTTLTIIRILIIPIFIIEAPTNPQLGAFLFFIASVTDFLDGYLARKFRQITKLGIILDPIADKLLVIAALIILVDIARVPAWIATVIVLREFIITTMRFYALSRGVVIPAETAGKAKTVLQMISILLLLIAEEVYGVDLYDLGVILIYIATFVAVFSGIQYIFHFWRNIK; encoded by the coding sequence ATGAATACTCAAATCTTTAATCTTCCTACGACATTAACGATTATACGCATACTTATTATTCCGATTTTTATAATAGAGGCGCCAACAAATCCACAACTTGGTGCATTTCTGTTTTTTATAGCATCTGTAACTGATTTTCTTGACGGATATCTGGCAAGAAAATTTCGCCAGATAACAAAATTAGGAATTATATTAGACCCTATTGCTGATAAACTTCTTGTAATAGCTGCCTTAATTATTCTCGTTGACATAGCAAGAGTTCCTGCATGGATAGCCACTGTTATTGTTTTAAGAGAATTCATAATCACCACAATGCGTTTTTATGCTTTATCCCGTGGAGTTGTTATTCCTGCTGAGACTGCTGGCAAGGCAAAAACCGTGCTTCAGATGATATCAATTTTGCTACTTCTTATTGCAGAAGAAGTATATGGAGTTGACCTTTATGATTTAGGAGTTATTTTAATATACATCGCCACATTTGTAGCTGTATTTTCTGGAATTCAGTATATTTTCCACTTCTGGAGGAATATAAAATGA
- the plsY gene encoding glycerol-3-phosphate 1-O-acyltransferase PlsY, with the protein MSLLFCILAFFLGSIPWGYLIGKAKGIDLRKTGSGNIGATNVMRVIGKKEALITLLLDIAKGIIPVVILKFSSYGENEILPGAVGFFAILGHCFTPFLKFKGGKGVATSIGVLLAYMPLAGLITVFIWIITVKISRISSLGALVSFALLPLNVIIINYPKEFLFFAWLFTILIYSRHISNIKRLIKGTEPRIGEKK; encoded by the coding sequence ATGAGTCTTCTTTTCTGTATATTAGCCTTTTTTCTTGGCTCCATTCCCTGGGGATATCTCATCGGTAAAGCAAAAGGCATTGACCTGAGAAAAACAGGAAGTGGAAACATCGGAGCAACAAATGTAATGAGAGTTATTGGTAAAAAAGAGGCATTGATTACTTTACTACTTGATATAGCAAAAGGGATTATTCCTGTTGTGATTTTAAAATTCTCTTCCTATGGAGAAAATGAAATTTTGCCTGGTGCAGTGGGATTTTTTGCCATACTTGGACACTGTTTTACACCTTTTCTTAAGTTTAAAGGAGGCAAAGGAGTTGCCACCTCTATCGGAGTTTTATTAGCCTACATGCCTTTAGCTGGGCTTATTACAGTGTTTATCTGGATAATTACTGTTAAAATTAGCAGAATCTCTTCTCTGGGAGCACTTGTCTCCTTTGCTTTGCTTCCCTTGAATGTGATCATTATAAACTATCCTAAGGAGTTTTTGTTTTTTGCATGGCTCTTTACAATTCTCATTTATTCAAGGCATATTTCAAATATAAAAAGATTAATTAAAGGAACTGAACCCAGAATCGGAGAAAAGAAATGA
- the queC gene encoding 7-cyano-7-deazaguanine synthase QueC, producing MKAVVLLSGGIDSSTTLAIAKNEGFECYALSFDYRQRHKVELESAKKVAEYVGVKEHLIISFDLRKIGGSALTSEIDVPAGTQEGIPVTYVPARNTIFLSFALAWAEVLNASYIFIGANVVDYSGYPDCRPEYLQAFERMANLATKISVEGKLQFKIHAPLLYLTKAEIIKKGVELGLDYSLTWSCYNPQGEPPKPCLKCPSCIYRLKGFEEAGIQDPLIK from the coding sequence ATGAAAGCTGTTGTACTTTTAAGCGGAGGAATTGACTCCTCAACAACTCTTGCCATAGCAAAAAATGAAGGATTTGAATGTTATGCTCTTTCCTTTGACTATAGACAACGACATAAAGTAGAGCTTGAATCTGCCAAAAAGGTGGCAGAATATGTAGGAGTAAAGGAACATTTAATCATTTCCTTTGATTTAAGAAAAATCGGAGGTTCAGCTTTAACATCAGAGATTGATGTGCCAGCTGGAACACAGGAAGGAATCCCTGTTACCTATGTTCCAGCCCGTAATACCATATTCCTGAGTTTTGCCCTTGCCTGGGCTGAGGTTTTAAATGCATCGTATATCTTTATTGGTGCTAATGTTGTTGATTATTCGGGATATCCTGATTGCAGACCCGAATATCTTCAGGCTTTTGAGCGCATGGCAAATCTTGCAACAAAAATCTCAGTAGAAGGCAAATTACAATTTAAAATTCATGCTCCTCTCCTTTATCTTACAAAAGCAGAAATAATTAAAAAAGGAGTTGAACTCGGGCTTGATTATTCTCTTACATGGAGCTGCTACAATCCTCAGGGTGAACCTCCAAAACCATGTCTTAAATGCCCAAGTTGCATATATAGATTGAAAGGCTTTGAAGAAGCAGGGATACAAGATCCTCTAATAAAATGA
- a CDS encoding lysophospholipid acyltransferase family protein: MITIKLHTNVIKKIVLSAIKANKGKYTYEELVIDGLKILEMMRDVGCRITIKGRENLKDLEPPCVFIANHMSTLETLVLPGVIGKEFRVTFVVKKSLLKYPFFGKILSALNPIPVTRKNPREDYKVVMTEGLKRLQEGISVIVFPQATREIIFDPTKFNTLGIKLAKKAHVPAVPIALRTDAWGIGKIFKDFGKIDPSKPICFFIGSPLYVEDKGLKQHIQVIQFIENSLKKCYN; this comes from the coding sequence ATGATTACAATAAAACTTCACACGAATGTAATAAAAAAAATAGTTCTCAGTGCAATTAAAGCCAATAAAGGTAAATACACATATGAAGAACTGGTAATTGATGGTTTGAAAATTCTTGAGATGATGAGAGATGTTGGTTGCAGAATTACAATTAAAGGAAGGGAAAACCTTAAAGATTTAGAACCTCCATGCGTTTTTATAGCAAATCACATGAGCACCCTTGAAACACTAGTTCTTCCCGGTGTAATTGGAAAAGAATTTAGAGTAACCTTTGTAGTGAAGAAATCTTTACTTAAATATCCCTTTTTTGGAAAAATTCTGTCTGCTCTGAATCCAATTCCAGTTACAAGAAAAAATCCCAGAGAAGACTACAAAGTAGTAATGACTGAAGGATTAAAAAGGCTTCAGGAAGGAATATCTGTAATCGTCTTTCCTCAGGCAACCCGTGAGATTATTTTTGACCCAACGAAGTTCAACACTCTTGGAATAAAGCTTGCAAAAAAAGCTCACGTTCCCGCTGTGCCTATAGCTTTAAGAACAGATGCATGGGGAATAGGCAAAATTTTTAAAGATTTTGGTAAAATTGATCCTTCAAAGCCTATTTGTTTTTTTATTGGTAGTCCTCTTTATGTTGAAGATAAAGGACTGAAGCAGCATATTCAGGTCATCCAATTCATAGAAAACTCTCTTAAAAAATGTTATAATTGA
- a CDS encoding endonuclease Q family protein, giving the protein MFYADLHIHSRFSRATSKEMIPEVIEQWAQLKGIKLIGTGDFTHPEWLREIEKKLNEEGNGLFTLKKQYRLDVPDSCKEDIFFILSSEISCIYQKNNKLRKIHLVILSPSIRDVTKINHALSHIGSLGSDGRPILGVDAKEVMKIIFDISPSSMIIPAHAWTPHFSVFGSQSGFDSLTECFEELTPYIYAIETGLSSDPPMNWRLSELDRVILVSNSDAHSPGKIGREANIFDTEMNYNAIAQAIKTGKGFLGTVEFFPEEGKYHYDGHRACGVRLSPKETIKRNYLCPVCGKKVTVGVMHRVELLSNRPEGFKPKQSFPFKSIIPLPEIIAEIKDSSPQSKSVFDTYMKALYKLGNEYDILLKKDLAEIEKFDSKLAEAIKRMRDGKVYVEAGYDGEYGKIRVFGEPIEREIKGQAILF; this is encoded by the coding sequence ATGTTCTACGCTGATCTTCATATTCATTCCAGATTCTCAAGAGCAACAAGCAAAGAAATGATTCCTGAGGTAATTGAGCAGTGGGCTCAGCTCAAAGGCATAAAACTAATTGGAACAGGTGATTTCACCCATCCAGAATGGCTCAGGGAAATAGAAAAAAAATTAAATGAGGAAGGAAATGGACTGTTTACCCTTAAAAAACAATATCGCCTTGATGTGCCCGATTCCTGCAAAGAGGATATATTTTTCATCCTATCCTCTGAAATAAGCTGCATTTATCAAAAAAATAATAAATTAAGGAAAATTCATCTTGTAATTTTATCGCCCTCAATAAGGGATGTTACAAAAATAAATCATGCTTTATCTCACATAGGGAGTCTTGGTTCAGATGGTAGACCCATTCTTGGAGTTGATGCAAAGGAAGTTATGAAAATAATTTTTGATATTTCACCATCTTCAATGATAATTCCAGCCCACGCATGGACTCCTCATTTTTCCGTGTTTGGATCTCAGTCAGGTTTTGACAGTCTAACTGAATGCTTTGAAGAACTTACTCCTTACATCTATGCAATTGAAACAGGTCTGAGTTCTGATCCACCAATGAACTGGCGTCTCAGTGAACTTGACAGAGTAATTCTTGTTTCAAATTCTGATGCCCATTCACCAGGAAAAATTGGCAGAGAAGCAAACATCTTTGATACTGAAATGAATTACAATGCCATTGCTCAAGCAATAAAAACAGGTAAGGGATTTCTTGGCACAGTAGAGTTTTTCCCTGAAGAGGGAAAATATCATTATGACGGACACAGAGCATGTGGAGTAAGATTATCACCTAAGGAGACAATAAAAAGAAATTATTTATGTCCTGTATGTGGTAAAAAAGTTACTGTTGGAGTAATGCATAGAGTTGAACTCCTTTCTAATAGACCTGAAGGGTTTAAACCTAAACAGTCCTTTCCTTTTAAATCCATCATTCCTTTACCTGAGATAATTGCTGAAATAAAAGATAGTTCTCCGCAGTCTAAATCAGTGTTTGATACATATATGAAAGCCCTTTATAAACTGGGGAATGAATATGATATACTTTTGAAAAAAGATTTAGCGGAAATTGAAAAATTTGATTCAAAACTGGCAGAAGCAATTAAACGAATGAGAGATGGAAAGGTTTATGTAGAAGCTGGATATGACGGAGAATATGGCAAAATAAGAGTTTTTGGTGAACCTATTGAAAGAGAGATTAAAGGGCAGGCAATCCTTTTTTAA
- a CDS encoding ATP-dependent helicase, whose translation MNLNKNQKIAAETSEKICCVLAGPGTGKTLTITAKIIHLLQKGIKPQEIAALTFTQKAAIEMKQRVINSLKQKENIPFIGTFHLLCLKLLREFLPDKEKHFQLCTRTKQREIISDLYGKNADKAIEKITKFKNTATPLDKNILLVYEKYEEKKRQLNLLDFDDLLLKTLELINKNQIPPLFSYIIVDEFQDINKIQYELVKGLLKENGFLAVFGDPDQAIYSFRGSEIELFLKLPQDFPDLTLINLSLNYRSQKNIIEASNKFITANTKRFSKRVEATRKIKSPLILFEVEDEHEEARIIVKEIKSRVGATDFTELYKNKEETPYSFSSFAVLTRTNAQLKIIKDFLKKEGIPVKTIKKDAEHWISSIIKKLTEVMSNSSEKLFTNMPLKDFLESFGIYEGLSEMEIFMLSNMAKTYKNGKLIEQIQAFIDEVSAMTPLDLFPESLNAVSLLTLHSSKGLEFPVVFIAGFDEGLIPYTLASDTDVEEERRLFYVGMTRAMDDLILIHSRQRLINEKKLNMCVSSFLKDIPAEYIKIKKVRSNRTGPRQKGLF comes from the coding sequence ATGAATCTTAATAAAAATCAAAAAATAGCAGCAGAAACTTCAGAGAAAATATGCTGTGTTCTTGCAGGTCCTGGCACTGGTAAAACTCTTACAATAACTGCAAAGATCATTCATCTACTGCAGAAAGGTATAAAACCTCAGGAAATTGCTGCACTTACTTTCACCCAAAAAGCAGCCATTGAAATGAAGCAGAGAGTTATAAATAGCCTGAAACAAAAAGAAAACATACCTTTTATAGGCACCTTTCATCTTTTATGCCTAAAACTTTTAAGAGAATTTTTGCCAGATAAGGAAAAGCATTTTCAACTATGCACAAGAACAAAACAGAGAGAAATAATCTCTGATTTATACGGGAAAAATGCCGATAAAGCAATTGAAAAAATAACAAAATTCAAAAATACAGCTACACCTCTGGATAAAAACATCTTACTGGTCTACGAAAAATACGAAGAAAAAAAGAGACAGCTTAATCTTCTCGATTTTGATGATCTATTGCTAAAAACTCTTGAATTAATCAATAAAAACCAGATTCCACCTCTTTTTTCTTATATAATCGTTGATGAATTCCAGGATATAAACAAGATTCAGTATGAACTTGTAAAAGGATTGCTCAAAGAGAATGGTTTTCTTGCAGTATTTGGTGATCCTGACCAGGCTATTTATTCTTTCAGAGGCTCAGAAATTGAACTTTTTTTAAAACTACCACAAGATTTTCCAGATTTAACTCTTATAAATCTGTCTCTTAATTATCGTTCTCAGAAAAATATAATAGAAGCTTCAAATAAGTTTATCACAGCAAACACGAAAAGGTTTTCTAAAAGAGTTGAAGCTACAAGAAAAATAAAATCTCCTCTAATCCTTTTTGAAGTTGAAGACGAACATGAGGAAGCCAGAATCATTGTTAAAGAAATAAAGTCAAGAGTTGGTGCAACAGATTTTACAGAACTCTATAAGAACAAAGAAGAAACACCCTATAGTTTTTCAAGTTTTGCAGTTCTTACAAGAACAAATGCTCAGCTTAAAATCATTAAAGATTTTTTAAAAAAAGAAGGAATCCCAGTAAAAACTATAAAGAAAGATGCAGAACACTGGATATCTTCAATTATAAAGAAACTTACTGAAGTAATGAGTAACTCATCGGAAAAACTTTTTACAAATATGCCATTAAAAGATTTTCTTGAATCATTTGGAATCTATGAAGGATTATCAGAAATGGAAATCTTTATGTTAAGCAACATGGCAAAGACATATAAAAATGGCAAACTTATAGAGCAGATACAGGCATTCATTGATGAAGTCTCCGCAATGACACCTCTTGATCTATTTCCAGAAAGCCTGAATGCAGTAAGCCTGCTTACTCTTCACAGTTCAAAGGGTCTTGAATTTCCTGTTGTTTTCATCGCAGGTTTTGATGAGGGTCTGATTCCCTATACTCTGGCATCTGATACTGATGTAGAGGAAGAAAGAAGGCTCTTTTATGTTGGAATGACACGGGCAATGGATGACTTAATACTTATTCATTCAAGGCAAAGACTCATAAATGAGAAAAAATTAAATATGTGTGTTTCTTCTTTTCTTAAAGATATACCAGCAGAATACATAAAAATAAAAAAGGTCCGGTCAAACAGAACCGGACCAAGACAAAAAGGTCTTTTTTAA
- a CDS encoding DJ-1/PfpI family protein, translating to MSKKILMLVGDFVEDYEAMVPFQILKMVGHTVHAVCPGKKAGETVKTAVHDFEGDQTYTEKRGHNFMLNADFEKIKPENYDAIVIPGGRAPEYLRLNDKVLEIVKHFVESGKPVAAICHGIQLLTAANVIKGRTLTAYPAVKAEILLAGGKWCEVNSTFSNACVDGNIVTAPAWPAHPEWIRKFLELLGTEIKV from the coding sequence ATGTCTAAAAAAATTTTAATGCTTGTTGGAGATTTTGTGGAAGACTATGAGGCAATGGTGCCATTCCAGATACTCAAGATGGTGGGACATACTGTTCATGCAGTTTGTCCGGGGAAAAAAGCAGGCGAAACTGTAAAAACTGCTGTGCACGATTTTGAAGGAGATCAGACATACACAGAAAAAAGAGGTCATAATTTTATGTTAAATGCAGATTTTGAAAAAATTAAACCTGAAAATTATGATGCCATTGTAATTCCAGGTGGAAGAGCTCCTGAATATCTGAGACTTAATGATAAAGTATTAGAAATAGTAAAACATTTTGTTGAATCAGGCAAACCTGTTGCTGCCATATGTCATGGAATTCAGCTTTTGACTGCCGCAAATGTTATAAAGGGCAGAACTCTTACTGCCTATCCTGCAGTAAAGGCAGAAATTTTACTTGCCGGTGGAAAGTGGTGTGAAGTAAATTCAACTTTTTCAAATGCTTGTGTAGATGGAAATATTGTAACAGCACCTGCCTGGCCAGCTCATCCAGAGTGGATAAGAAAGTTTCTTGAGCTTCTTGGTACAGAAATAAAAGTTTAA
- a CDS encoding ABC transporter permease — protein MKKYSRVKKILAELQDFYLLCINSILKLFKRPLYFDDIIEHMEYAGSASVFIVSLVCLFVGMALSLQLSAELSRLGLKMYTGKIVGIAVIREIGPLVTALVFIGRVGAGQTAEIGSMILGHQIDTLRVYGIDPVKKVVIPRVIASVVMLPCLTIIGDLVCLIGGYYIAVFVSNQSGSFYWSSIIRELNFQNVFSGSVKPFIFGYLISCISCFYGLTTRGGAKGLRTSTTKAVVTSIVVVIATDFILTRILLYALGFTV, from the coding sequence ATGAAAAAATATAGCAGGGTAAAAAAAATACTGGCAGAGTTACAGGATTTCTATCTTCTTTGCATAAACTCCATTTTAAAACTTTTTAAAAGACCTCTATACTTTGATGATATAATTGAGCATATGGAGTATGCTGGTTCTGCCTCTGTTTTTATTGTATCTCTGGTCTGTCTTTTTGTAGGAATGGCTCTCAGTCTACAACTCAGTGCTGAACTCAGCAGACTTGGATTAAAGATGTACACAGGTAAAATTGTCGGTATTGCAGTAATAAGAGAAATTGGTCCCCTTGTAACCGCACTGGTTTTTATAGGTAGAGTTGGTGCTGGACAGACTGCTGAAATTGGCTCAATGATTCTCGGACATCAGATAGACACCTTAAGGGTTTACGGAATTGATCCTGTTAAAAAAGTAGTAATTCCAAGAGTAATTGCATCAGTTGTAATGCTCCCTTGTCTTACAATAATAGGAGACCTCGTATGTCTTATTGGAGGCTACTACATAGCAGTTTTTGTCAGTAATCAGAGCGGTTCTTTTTATTGGTCAAGCATTATTAGAGAATTAAATTTTCAAAATGTCTTCTCCGGCTCAGTAAAACCCTTTATATTCGGATATCTTATCTCCTGTATAAGCTGTTTTTACGGACTTACAACCCGTGGAGGTGCAAAAGGTTTAAGAACCTCAACCACAAAAGCAGTGGTTACATCAATTGTTGTTGTAATCGCTACTGATTTTATACTAACAAGAATTTTACTCTATGCACTGGGGTTTACTGTATGA
- a CDS encoding ATP-binding cassette domain-containing protein: protein MIIFDDVWFSYGDREVLKGVSFTAEFDEQIAVLGESGEGKTTILKLILGLITPDKGKIIIDGIDITKLTEEELIPVRRKFSIVFQEGALFDSLPVKENVAFFMRELLKLPDEEVYRRVRELLKRVGVEDAEELMPEELSGGMHRRVAIARALAVGKTKMFLYDEPTAGLDPINSERIIQLIKDLADRENIGFMIITHMVYVAWQLCNRFIFLKDGYILFDGNREELIKTQIPVVKDFIKELFFKV from the coding sequence ATGATAATCTTTGATGATGTATGGTTCTCTTACGGAGACAGAGAAGTCCTCAAAGGTGTGAGCTTTACTGCAGAATTTGATGAACAAATAGCTGTTCTTGGCGAAAGCGGTGAAGGAAAAACAACCATCTTAAAACTGATTCTGGGTTTAATCACACCGGACAAAGGAAAAATTATAATAGATGGTATTGATATAACCAAACTAACTGAAGAAGAACTTATTCCTGTAAGAAGAAAGTTTAGCATTGTTTTTCAAGAAGGAGCTCTTTTTGACTCTCTGCCTGTGAAAGAAAACGTAGCTTTTTTCATGAGGGAACTTTTAAAACTTCCTGATGAAGAAGTTTATCGGAGGGTAAGAGAATTGCTTAAACGTGTTGGAGTTGAAGATGCAGAGGAACTCATGCCAGAAGAACTAAGTGGAGGCATGCACCGAAGAGTAGCCATTGCCCGTGCTCTGGCAGTGGGGAAAACAAAGATGTTTCTTTATGATGAGCCAACCGCAGGACTTGATCCTATCAATTCTGAACGAATTATTCAGCTAATTAAAGATTTAGCAGACAGAGAAAATATAGGTTTCATGATAATAACTCATATGGTTTATGTAGCATGGCAACTTTGCAATAGATTTATTTTTCTTAAAGATGGATATATCTTATTTGATGGCAATAGAGAGGAACTCATTAAAACCCAAATTCCTGTTGTAAAGGATTTCATAAAAGAGCTATTTTTTAAAGTGTAG
- the hcp gene encoding hydroxylamine reductase: protein MFCRQCEQTANQVACTKLGVCGKQPDTAYLQDLLIYCLQGLSTYAKEALRENRLDNKIKRFTVEALFATLTNVNFDSEAIRNFIYEAVKIREELKEKGYTVKETDACRIFPVDSMEELIKQGEEANKKLFQNSPDPDIQSLKETTLYAIKGIAAYADHAAILGKEDDSVYAFIYDALDAMQRDGDMNYWLNMVLKAGEVNLKTMELLDAANTGKYGHPVPTAVPLGYKKGKAIVVSGHDLRDLELLLQQTEGKGIYVYTHGEMLPCHGYPELKKYKHFYGHYGTAWQNQQKEFAEFPGAILMTTNCIIKPQESYKDRIFTTGVVGWPGVRHIKDKDFTPVIEKALELPGFPEDREEKTVMVGFARNAVLSVADKVIELVKAGKIRHFFLVGGCDGAKPGRSYYTEFVEKAPKDTVILTLACGKFRFFDKELGSIEGIPRLLDVGQCNDAYSAIQIALALSKAFNVSVNELPLSLILSWFEQKAVAILTTLLYLGIKNIRLGPSLPAFVSPNVLTVLVDNFSIKPIKTADEDLKEILGS from the coding sequence ATGTTTTGTAGACAATGTGAACAAACAGCAAATCAGGTAGCATGCACAAAACTGGGTGTGTGCGGGAAACAGCCAGATACGGCATATCTTCAAGATTTGTTAATCTACTGCCTTCAGGGACTTTCTACTTATGCAAAGGAAGCACTCAGGGAAAACAGGCTGGACAACAAAATTAAAAGATTTACTGTTGAAGCTCTCTTTGCAACACTTACCAATGTTAATTTTGATTCTGAGGCAATAAGAAATTTTATCTATGAAGCAGTAAAAATCAGAGAAGAACTCAAGGAAAAAGGTTACACAGTTAAGGAAACAGATGCCTGCCGCATCTTTCCTGTTGATTCAATGGAAGAACTGATAAAGCAGGGTGAAGAGGCAAATAAAAAGTTATTTCAGAATTCTCCGGATCCTGACATTCAATCGCTTAAAGAGACTACTCTTTATGCAATAAAAGGAATCGCAGCATATGCTGACCATGCAGCAATTCTTGGCAAAGAAGATGACTCTGTCTATGCCTTTATTTATGATGCCCTTGATGCCATGCAGAGAGATGGAGATATGAATTACTGGCTTAATATGGTTTTGAAAGCCGGAGAGGTTAATCTCAAAACAATGGAGCTTCTTGATGCTGCCAACACTGGCAAATACGGACATCCTGTTCCTACGGCAGTTCCACTGGGTTATAAAAAAGGCAAGGCAATTGTAGTCTCTGGTCACGACCTGAGAGACCTTGAGCTTCTTTTACAACAGACAGAAGGAAAGGGCATATATGTTTACACCCACGGAGAGATGCTTCCCTGTCATGGATATCCAGAGTTGAAGAAATATAAGCATTTTTATGGACATTACGGCACAGCATGGCAGAACCAGCAGAAGGAGTTTGCTGAGTTTCCCGGAGCAATTTTAATGACCACAAACTGTATAATTAAACCTCAGGAGTCCTACAAAGACAGAATCTTCACAACAGGTGTTGTTGGCTGGCCCGGGGTAAGACATATCAAAGATAAGGATTTTACACCTGTAATTGAAAAAGCTCTTGAGTTGCCAGGTTTTCCAGAGGACAGAGAAGAAAAAACCGTAATGGTAGGCTTTGCAAGAAATGCTGTTTTAAGCGTTGCCGATAAAGTAATTGAGCTTGTTAAAGCTGGTAAAATAAGACATTTCTTCCTTGTGGGAGGTTGTGACGGTGCAAAACCTGGTAGAAGCTATTACACAGAGTTTGTTGAAAAAGCACCAAAAGACACTGTTATTCTTACTCTTGCCTGTGGTAAATTCAGATTTTTTGATAAAGAACTTGGTTCAATTGAAGGAATTCCAAGACTTCTTGATGTGGGTCAATGCAATGATGCCTATTCAGCAATCCAGATAGCTCTGGCGCTTTCAAAGGCTTTCAATGTAAGTGTAAACGAGCTTCCACTTTCTCTGATTCTTTCATGGTTTGAACAGAAAGCAGTTGCAATTCTTACGACACTGCTTTATCTCGGTATTAAGAACATCCGTCTCGGACCAAGCCTTCCTGCCTTTGTAAGCCCTAATGTTTTGACAGTTCTTGTTGATAATTTTAGTATAAAGCCAATCAAAACAGCGGATGAAGACTTAAAAGAAATACTGGGTTCATGA
- a CDS encoding sigma-54 dependent transcriptional regulator has translation MKDKVVIVGQSIQIQKIMTLIDKLSRTDSTCLIMGESGTGKELVAKMIHLKSLRAEKPFIPVNCAAIPSELLESELFGHEKGAFTGAQAQRPGRFELANEGTIFLDEIGDMPLHLQVKILRVLQEKTFERIGGTKPIHVNVRIIAATNKDLENEVKEGRFREDLFWRLNVVPVVIPPLRERKEDIPLLCEYFIYKFSKKFGYSLKIKSEVMDVLLNYHWPGNVRELENLVERLYVLNDGGVVNVEDIPERIRLGENLLPKAISEDLNPFSAGIDLNEVLKDYEKKLILHALNLHGWIKSRAARYLNINRTTLIEKMKRLGIKDNENSD, from the coding sequence ATGAAGGATAAAGTTGTGATTGTAGGTCAATCAATTCAAATTCAAAAAATCATGACACTTATTGATAAACTATCCAGAACTGATAGCACGTGCTTGATAATGGGAGAGAGTGGAACAGGTAAAGAGCTTGTTGCAAAGATGATTCATCTTAAAAGTCTCAGAGCAGAAAAGCCTTTTATTCCTGTTAACTGTGCTGCCATACCTTCCGAGCTTCTTGAATCAGAGCTTTTTGGTCATGAAAAAGGGGCTTTTACAGGAGCACAGGCTCAGCGTCCTGGAAGATTTGAACTTGCCAATGAAGGAACAATTTTTCTTGATGAAATAGGTGATATGCCCCTTCATCTTCAGGTAAAAATATTGAGAGTTTTACAGGAAAAAACCTTTGAAAGAATAGGAGGAACCAAACCCATTCATGTAAATGTGAGAATTATAGCAGCTACAAATAAAGACTTGGAAAATGAAGTAAAGGAAGGAAGATTCAGAGAGGACCTTTTCTGGAGACTGAATGTAGTTCCTGTAGTAATACCTCCATTGAGAGAAAGAAAAGAAGATATACCTCTTCTTTGCGAGTATTTTATTTATAAATTTTCAAAAAAATTTGGCTATTCATTAAAAATAAAATCAGAAGTAATGGATGTTCTTTTAAACTATCACTGGCCTGGAAATGTCAGGGAACTTGAAAATTTGGTTGAAAGACTTTATGTTTTAAATGATGGTGGAGTTGTAAATGTGGAAGATATTCCTGAAAGAATAAGGCTTGGAGAAAATTTACTGCCAAAGGCTATTTCTGAGGATTTAAATCCATTTAGTGCAGGAATAGACCTTAATGAAGTTTTAAAAGACTACGAGAAAAAGTTAATTTTACATGCCTTAAATCTGCACGGATGGATTAAAAGCAGAGCAGCCAGGTATCTGAACATAAACAGAACAACACTTATTGAAAAAATGAAAAGACTTGGCATTAAAGACAATGAAAACTCTGATTAG